One Streptosporangium sp. NBC_01495 DNA window includes the following coding sequences:
- a CDS encoding fasciclin domain-containing protein translates to MKQKSLLASALTVLALTAVPAAQAVAAPVRIVSPTPLPTDSASPTDSMMPSESAAPTDSMSPEPSGAMTEPFGPGCASLPASGEGSLSEMASQPVATAAAANPSLSTLAQAIEQAGLTETLNSAKDITVFAPTNEAFAKIPKDQLDKLLADKAELTKVLTYHVVEGKKTPEELASGELTTMQGGTLTVKGSGEDFTVNDAKVLCGNIQTSNAVVYLVDKVLMPK, encoded by the coding sequence GTGAAGCAGAAGTCTCTTCTGGCATCGGCCCTGACCGTGCTCGCCCTGACCGCCGTCCCCGCCGCGCAGGCGGTCGCCGCCCCCGTACGGATCGTCTCTCCCACCCCGCTCCCGACCGACAGCGCCTCACCCACGGACTCCATGATGCCCAGCGAGAGCGCCGCGCCCACGGACAGCATGTCGCCCGAGCCTTCGGGTGCGATGACGGAGCCGTTCGGTCCCGGATGCGCGTCCCTGCCCGCCAGCGGCGAGGGCAGCCTCAGCGAGATGGCCTCGCAGCCGGTCGCCACCGCCGCCGCCGCCAACCCCTCCCTGTCCACGCTGGCCCAGGCGATCGAGCAGGCCGGCCTGACAGAGACGCTCAACTCCGCCAAGGACATCACGGTGTTCGCGCCCACCAACGAGGCGTTCGCCAAGATCCCGAAGGACCAGCTCGACAAGCTCCTGGCCGACAAGGCGGAGCTGACCAAGGTCCTGACCTACCACGTCGTGGAGGGGAAGAAGACTCCGGAGGAGCTGGCGAGCGGCGAGCTGACCACGATGCAGGGAGGGACGCTGACCGTCAAGGGCTCCGGTGAGGACTTCACCGTCAACGACGCCAAGGTCCTCTGTGGCAATATCCAGACCTCCAACGCCGTCGTCTACCTCGTCGACAAGGTGCTCATGCCGAAGTGA
- a CDS encoding PPOX class F420-dependent oxidoreductase, with protein sequence MSPKIATNEVVSRDRLLDFLRGRHRALVITARRDGRPQASPVACGVDAEGRIVVSTYPERAKTSNARRDPRVSVVVLSDDFDGPWVQVDGTAEVLDLPEALEPLVDYYRSISGEHPDWDEYRAAMARQGKSLLRVTPERWGPIATGGFPARLA encoded by the coding sequence ATGAGCCCAAAGATCGCAACCAACGAGGTCGTCTCCCGCGACCGGCTTCTGGACTTCCTCCGTGGCCGCCACCGCGCGCTGGTCATCACGGCACGGCGCGACGGCAGGCCGCAGGCGTCCCCGGTGGCCTGCGGCGTCGACGCCGAGGGCCGCATCGTGGTGTCCACCTACCCCGAGCGTGCCAAGACCTCCAACGCCCGCCGCGACCCCCGGGTGAGCGTCGTGGTCCTGTCGGACGACTTCGACGGCCCCTGGGTGCAGGTGGACGGCACGGCCGAGGTCCTCGACCTGCCGGAGGCCCTCGAACCGCTGGTCGACTACTACCGGTCCATCTCCGGCGAGCATCCCGACTGGGACGAGTATCGGGCGGCCATGGCGCGGCAGGGCAAGTCGCTGCTGCGCGTCACCCCGGAGCGCTGGGGCCCCATCGCCACCGGCGGCTTCCCCGCCCGGCTCGCCTGA